DNA sequence from the Perca fluviatilis chromosome 4, GENO_Pfluv_1.0, whole genome shotgun sequence genome:
CGTGTATCTTTTAGGATGCTGTAATTACCATGTCACTTTCTGAGAGCTCTTGCCGGTTGGAGACAAGTAACCATGGTAACCTGTGCCACCCTCAGCTCTACCTGTATCACCAGATAATGCTTACATTACTGAAAAAGGTAAGCAACTAGTCCAAACGGTCGCAGATTTCTAATAGAAATGTAAATTGAAGCGTTATTGACATAGAGAggcaaagtccctccccttctggTGGACCAGAATTGGACCttattttgggaaaaaaatcatcatcatcattttttgatcccgtttgaattgagccatgataTAGCTACACATACGATGTTTgacaatttaaaagataattttgcagtCTCAGTTTCTTgtaaaactgttgaagtatacaAATGGAAATACGTAGcctaattagaaagactactcACCCCAAAGTCGCATGAGTGACGTCCATAGGTGACGTCTCGCTAAAGCTACGATGCCGGTGTGTTTTGTACCGGAATGTAAAGTTACTCACACAAGCAACAGgtcttgcttgttcttttgcttcccGGCTGATAAAAAGACACTGGAttaaacacatcaggtaagataaTGTTACATGTGTTGTAGAAATGATCTAagctagccagctagctagctagatgggATATGTAGTTTTCTTAGCTGTTTCACACAAAAGTGCACTTGCAAAAttcttatcttttaaattgacgctgtgctaagctaagctgttGGCTGAAGCTTCATATTGACTGTACACACAACCGTggaatcaatcttctcatctaattctcTGCAAGAACGCCAATGAgcaatttcccaaaatgtcaaactatggCCTTTAATCAATGTGCTTACCTTCTCCAAGCAGTATATGCAAAACATCAATAAGACATTGCACCATTTGATACAAATTTAAGAGCAAAAGAGTTGCATTTATATGAAAGAGCATTGCAAGGTTTTATGTAAACACTGTAACATTGAGAGTTTAGTAACTACTTATACTAAAGCAAAACTGCATTTAATAATTCACACTAGCCTTTAATTGTTCTCTGACTTGTTCCCCTCCTACACCCGGAAACATTTACATCTCATCATTCTATCATCGCTGTGTCTTGCTTGTGAATATCCAGCATGATCCCTTTTTAGTTCAAAATACACATATACCATCAGAGCATAACTAAGAAGGAGACAATATTAAATACATTCAAAGAGTTTGATAAGTATTTATTTGTTCGAAGTGTcaataatgtttattttaaagctgCCTTGGGGCATTTGAGTGGGTGGCAGACCAGTTTAGATGCTGCTAAACACAATTCTTTGGAGCAGTTAGGTAAGCACCACTATGCGAACGCTCTATCATACAACTCCATTTGTAAACAGACTTCACAATTTGAAAGAGTGCAAATTATATACAATTTTGTGTTTGCTGTTATATGATTTTCTTCAGCAGCAGAGGCTGTGTGCACCACAGTGACGACAAAATCCTGCTCTTTCTCTGATGCCTGAGGTGAACATTAGCTGTGTTTAGCATGGGCTTGCTGCTGGTGGTTACATTTAAACATCTCCCAGAGgtggaaatgtgtttttcacaTACTGGCTTCATGCACTAGTGAGTTTCATAACAGAACACACCTGTGACTCTATCCTGCTTTTTAATTGTACTAGCCCGTCCCATGTGTGTCAGTCTCAGAGGACCTCTGCCAAGCAGCGGTCAGTACCTTTGCTTGCTTCCAGCCGCACCTGCCGGCTGGTTTTTCTGTTCTCCACCCAGGAGTTGTGTATGATAGTGCCCCCAGGTGAGGGGTCTACCTGGAGCAGGGACACCACCCTTTTCTTAACCTTAGCACGGAGGGCACGGCGTAGCTTCTGTCGGGTGAAAGCGTAGAGCAGAGGGTGGGAGACAGTTGTGCCGTAGGCCAGGGCTAAGAACCAGAGGCGTAGGCTGACCAGGGCGTCACTGGGGCCTATGCCCAGGATAAGCATGTTGGTCACAGAGAGGGGAGCCCAACAGCCCAGAAAGGTGGTGATAATGATGAGGGACATCTTGAACACCCGCCTCTGCCGCTCGCGTCGATCCCTGTGTCGCCGCACTGCCCGCCTCAGGGCAATGATGGCCGACACAGAGGCCTGGACGCTCGTGGTGGGCATGGCGGTCGCAGCGCCTGTGTCAGAGGTGACTAGCGGAGCACAAGAAGACAGCGCGGGCGGGGAGGTAGctgtgggggtgggggaggaggaagggatgAGGGGAGGATGGCTGAGCTGTTTAGTACCATCTGTGGTGCACTGCTCCCCTCCTACCTCCCCACCACTATTATTCATTCTGAGCCccaccttttttttctgtctcttgtgGGGCCCCCTGAACTGCTGGCCCTTCTTCATGTGGGAGCCGATGCGGATGTTTAAAGCCCTCAATATTCTGGAGTAGGTAAACAGCATGACTGCCACTGTGGTGAAGAAGATGGGTACCTGCAGGATAAGATGGAAATGCATACCCAGGCCTGTGTGGTAGTCCTGCCCGccaacacacagcagtgtctGGTTGCGCCACGCTGGCACCACGGTGGAACTGATACCATGTGAGGACAACGACAAGCGTGTcaccttccctctctcctctgctcCTTCTCCACTGGACCACTGCACCTCTAAGAATGGGATAAAAAACACAGCTACCGAGGTGACCCAAACGGCAGCCAGGAGCAGCGTTGCTCTACGTGTGGTCAGCAGCCTGTTGGCAGGCCGCACTGAGATGTCATATCGGTCCAAGCTGATGACCAGGATGTTGATGGCTGTGGATATGCTGGCAAATGTGACACATGCCTCGTGGAAGCAGCAGAGCAGGGCCAGGTTTGGTCCTGGAGGCAGCAGCACAATCACCAGAGTGAGGggcagacacagcacacacaccgCCACATCCAGCACGTGCAGATTGACAGTCACCATATTGCTCACAGAGTCCACTAAATTGGATTGAGAGAAGTAGAGCACCAGCACAGTCAGGTTGCTGCTGAAACCCAACACTAGCTCCAGCATGAGGAAGGAGGTGAGCGACACCTGGAAGCCCAGCGAGTATGGCGTGTACCAGGACGCCGGGCTGCTGGGCAAGCCCCCTCCTTCATGCTCCTGAAGGACTCCCATTCCCTCCAGCCCGGCCACCGTCCCGAGCCAGTCACTGGAGGCTGGGCCTGGGGTGTAGCTGTCAGTCTCCATGACGACCTCTCAGCCCTCATATATTGTATCTGTCACACTGTTGATGAGCTCCCATGATGCACCAGGCTGAGCCTCCATGATGCAGGGATGAATAACAGCTTGGTGACAGCGCTGGGAAGCCAGGAACACAATCCAGACAGAGGAGAAATGAACTGTCGAGGAGAAAATCAAAACACATGTTATCTCTCATAGCATGTCAGACATCTCAACATTACTTTGAATAGAAAAGTCAAAACAGACCCATGTTGaccaaaagaagaaaatatatctatctgtctgtctatctatctatctatctatctatctatctatagatTGATCATTATAAATATGCATATATCATCCAGCGTCTGCAGATTGAACAGGTGCTGCATTATGCATCAATCCAGCCTTCAATCTGTCTCCTATCAGTATCCCTGATTACCATTTTGGCTCAGCCACAGCCTGAGACCTGCACACAAGCTGTGAGAACCGCAGGCCGCCACAATAGGCCATCAGTATGTGTACTGGAGCTCAGGGGAATGGACTTTTGAATGAAGATAAGTAATCAGACCAATCAACCGCCCTCTCAGTAGATCAGTAAAAACACATTCAGCAACGGACACAAAATTGGTTACGATCTCTAGTCTGCCAGCTGTAGCAGACCACATGATTTATGTGAAATACCTCTACTGCCAAAAGAGTCTTTTTATTACATAAGTGTTGGAATGTTTCAGCCAAACTGAGTTAAgttaattcatttttgtatcagCGACAGAGTCACATCTGAAGAGTTAATTCACTAAAAGGAAGGACATCAAGGAATAGCCAATACGGTTATACGTGtctgtgtacacgaatcaatagattaaataacgtgaccatttcacaaactgccgtgagactggatTGGAATAGCTGCAGaataaatcaaaggtaaacatcAATCATAAAGCAGATTTCAGGGAGATTTCTGTGATTAAAAACAGGTACAACAAATTGGCAATTTTAACTATGGATGAAGCTACCAAAGCAAATAATTTACAGAAGCACATTTTACACGTTAAAAGAATTGCTCTGAactttgggaaatatgcttatagCTTGAGTCAGGCGgtgtttagcttagcttagcacaagtACTGGAAGCATGGGGTAACAGCCTGTCTATATCCCACCAGCACTTCTAAAGCTCACCAacatatcttgtttgtttaatatgaacgcaaacaaaaatgtaaacatgctTTTAGGGGGAGTTACTGTACATGCTGTAACTACTTCTTGACAAACAACAATCTGTCTGCCAAGCACATACTGTCTGTGCAACATCTCCATTGGTTGACCAAAAAACTGACTGTAGCAACAGTGTTATTGGTCCAGAAATAGAATTAGTAACACCACTCACGACGCTGTAAAACCACAAATTGttgttttcatatttcatatttgtGTGCTGATAAAACAAACTGATCTGTAGTGATCAAAGTGATcttgaagtgctcatattatgctcattttcaggttcataattgtatttagaggttgtaccagaataggtttacatggtttaattttcagaaaacaccatatatttgttgtcctgcacattgctgcagctcctcttttcaccctttgtgttgagctctctgttttagctacagagtgaggcatcacacatgtgcagtaagtactgatagcttgtcagttgcagagtatgaggctaGCAtttaggcgagcattataacgtgtgttacaaagtgatgcgtGTTCATCACGTacgtaaaggctggactacaatagagcagtttggagcggtttgtgaacagtgttttctccgGAAGATGGttagtccctttggggtggactttgggctttttcactttgtaaacctataatgtgcacaaaaaagatatataacacaataaactaAAGGgagaaagccaaaaagcatatgagcactttaagaggTGGTGCTAGGCATATGTGTGTCTTTTGAAAGAGCTAGGCTAGCTACTTTATACTAGCTATTGCTAAACTAATTACGTTACGACTCTAgctttatactgtacattatgtacagtatattattattatgtacggccaaacatgaacacacataactctcccaaaatgtcaaactgtttctttaATAGACCTTGTAGCACCTATAGACTAGAGACTTTGGGCCTGTTTTGAATTCTGGTTGTGGTGATTAAGGGTGGTGGCTTTAACTTATTCTTATGTAACAATGGCATTAAATGgaggacaaaaaaaactatttacaagTGTTGACTTCAATTAAATATCAACCAACAACTAGACTGCTGCCATTCAGTGCTGCAGCTCGCAGGTCATTGATGACTTTTTGTCGTGATTTTTTGTTATAGCTGTTAGACACAGCCTGTTGGTACACAGGCACCCAGACAGTATCTTACTGTTGTATTGACAACCACAGGATTAAAGGCAGTGTGCACTGTGCAGAACACAGCTGATTATAAGGGTGGCCACTGATTGCACCTGTGGGAAATCAATTGAATGATTAAAATCACAGCTTCCTTTCCCCTAAAATCATAAAAGGTGGACATTTCAGCATCAAGTGTTTAAAACATTTGTTGATGACCCTACAGATCTAACAGATCAACTCTTATTTGCTGGCAACAAGACATTCGGTTGAGCGATGGACTCTCCCAGTTTCTGTTGCCACGGAAACCCCACTACAGTTCTGGCAGAGGTGCCATAGTATCGAAGTGTGTGACGCCCATCGACAGTTAAATAAATGGACCAAttgatcccgttgctctggacggagaccagatAAAGCTTCTACAAAGggtattagaagcacttttccggtgagggcTGAGCACTCGAAAATGTAGAGAAGTGGTGGATTCTTGTTTAAAAGAAGGCATGCATCACCTGGAAGTAGGAACATGCTGGAAACCTGAGACAGATTACAGAAAATGTGAGGGAAGGAAGTAGAAAAGAAGCATCAGCCAGGAGCCTGGTAAACAAGATGTCCCAGTGGACAGAGGTGGCAGGTCTTTTTTCCACTCTAAACTCCTACATCACTAACTGCTGGTTGGTTTCCTGGTTGCCTCCAGAACAGACTGCTTATCTCCCAAAAGACTCCACTTACGATTGCCTGAGTGAAAAGCATGATGCCTGCACAGGTAAGATGCTAAGCACAGAAAAAGTGGACAGATATTGCCAATCTTAAAATTGCAGCGGAAAAGCAATCTGGTCATAGAATGGAGACTGGAGCTCTATGATACACAGGTTTTTCTGTAATGGTTCGGCTGTGCTAaatttgctttatttttagGGAGTTTTGGTGCGATTTTTATACAGTACCTTTTTGTAACAAGTTTTCTacttgaaaaaaatgtgttacaTTGGTTTTCTGTATGTACCACTGTTAAATCTCGGTTGAGTTGCAAAGGGCATTCATGTGAAGCAGAAGTGtgaaatatcaataaatatgaccCTGCTTTGACCCAAAAGCGCCTCATGTCTGACCCTGGAGAGCACTGTgctatttcacactgttctttATCCTCAAGTTTGTTATTAAGAATGCTGTCCCTCTTTGAATCTGAGTGATCTTAGGGTGAGTTCAATTTAAGGCTTTGCAaagcactttttttaaatttccaaATCCAGATAAAACTCCACCACTCCTGATAActaacggtacagatccatttgaccgacacgactgaagcgtggtgtcgcgacgtcatacagccatggttgatgctccacgcccttgACTGGCAGCTGACTGGACGAACGCgtgacgtgggtctggctgctcgaGAATTTCAACCGAGTGTCATGGCGGCGCGTTGAGAATACAATCTAGTATTTttagcgagaaataggccgtgcagttgctgaatctgtcttcatttcagatcgacaaaggtgagtttgaaagattttcgtctacttctactggatagtcgcgtcgcgttcaacagattcatttgcataaagatgggGATTGGCCAGCTTTTGgacgcgcagcattttttcaaatgcagcgccgccttcccggaatgctttgcggGCGCGTTGAAGTTGCTTGGCatcacccataggaataaagTGGAGTGTGGCGCGACAAAAGCATCACACGGTcaaatggatctgtaccgtaaTGGCTCTTATATACTAGATGCAGCCCAGCTGGCACgtgcaaatgtgacgtcatgggatcgccgtgactatttatacgcgcgctggtggtcgcgacactagttgcagtcttctcctgaacagcggtggcgctaatgagcaaaggctaccgacgttgctctttctacggactagaagaagaagaaaaaggtaaataacggcagaactggcagcagcattgacgtcaatgcttcgatttgattcgatgacctacttcgtcgatcgagcctttcattcaccataaaataaCTCATCTAAACCCAGTAGGTTTACAAGAAAGACTTGCAGTCattctgagagtcctggcatccagTTGTCGGCGAATTCCTTCAGGCCTCCTATTTCCGCTGAAAAAAAATCGGGCGCGCCGGCAGGAtattacgtcattttgacgtcacggtGACGCATccaccttggatgcgtctagtATGTAAGAGCCTTAACTATCAGCCGGAGACAGGCGAGTGTGAAACCAGGTGCATTTCTAAAGATGGCTTCCTAATTATGTCGCCTGTAAGTGGAAGACACTCACCAGGGTGTGCTCCAGGTGACTGTTTGTGTGACCATTTTCTAGCTTTGCAGAAGGCAATTATTTAACCAAGACCCTACTGAGAACCAGGAAAAGGTCAAGGAGATGGCATTTAATCAGCAGACGACCCGTCTCAGCAACACCTTCACCATTTAACCTCTGACAATGTAATGAAGTCGGAGGTGGGCAATTacacattttcataaaacaacTGAATATCAGGTGATAATGTCAAGAACCAAGAAGTTATGTGATTTTGTGATGTGAGTTTTCTGAATGGATCTGCATTTTCCAGTTTGAATCCTTAATTTAGAGTCTTCTGAGGCTAACACTTGCTAGATGGAAATTTTGGTATgaatcttctcatctaaatcTTGGCAAAAAAGCAGATTTAGCATAATGTCAACCTATAGCTTTCACCAAAAATGCACCCTAAAACAAGCTATTTGTGCTGTACCTTTGGCACATTTTGTTGTTTGATAATAAACTGATGTTAATCTTGGTCATATCTACAGTTGATGCCTGTACTTTT
Encoded proteins:
- the LOC120556725 gene encoding G-protein coupled receptor 22-like; this translates as METDSYTPGPASSDWLGTVAGLEGMGVLQEHEGGGLPSSPASWYTPYSLGFQVSLTSFLMLELVLGFSSNLTVLVLYFSQSNLVDSVSNMVTVNLHVLDVAVCVLCLPLTLVIVLLPPGPNLALLCCFHEACVTFASISTAINILVISLDRYDISVRPANRLLTTRRATLLLAAVWVTSVAVFFIPFLEVQWSSGEGAEERGKVTRLSLSSHGISSTVVPAWRNQTLLCVGGQDYHTGLGMHFHLILQVPIFFTTVAVMLFTYSRILRALNIRIGSHMKKGQQFRGPHKRQKKKVGLRMNNSGGEVGGEQCTTDGTKQLSHPPLIPSSSPTPTATSPPALSSCAPLVTSDTGAATAMPTTSVQASVSAIIALRRAVRRHRDRRERQRRVFKMSLIIITTFLGCWAPLSVTNMLILGIGPSDALVSLRLWFLALAYGTTVSHPLLYAFTRQKLRRALRAKVKKRVVSLLQVDPSPGGTIIHNSWVENRKTSRQVRLEASKGTDRCLAEVL